The nucleotide sequence TGGCAATATATCCCTTTTAAACTGCATGTAGAGTGAAAGAAAAAGTGGtgatcagagagagacagaaagcatACTGCATTTAAAAATCTAAAAGAGAGACTAGCGAGTGTACAAGAAGATATACAGGATGTTGCCTATTATCACACAACAGAAGCAAGTGTTGGGTTTCAGATAGCTagaacacacagccacaaagacacacactcaaagacacacaccacacagacacacagccacaaagacacacactcaaagacacacaccacacagacacacagtcacaaagacacacactcaaagacacacaccacacagacacacagtcacaaagacacacactcaaagacacacacccacacagacacacagccacaaagacacacactcaaagacacacaccacacagacacacagtcacaaagacacacactcaaagacacacacccacacagacacacagccacaaagacacacactcaaagacacacaccaataaagacacacccacacagacacacagccacatagacacacacaggaaaggCTTCTCCTTCTGACTCTCTGTCCCATCAGTCACTCTACTGCTGGCGTCTCTGTGAGCATGACTAGGGGAGCTTCTGCGATGCAGCTGAGCCAGGTGGTGCTGGGTCTGGTGTTGGTGTTCAGCGGGTCCCGGGTGTCTGCTCTGAAGATCTGCACCTTCAACATCCAGTCCTTTGGAGAGAAGAAAATGGAGAAACCTGAGGTGGTGGAGGTCATTGTAGATGTGAGTAGCCGGCGTTTATGCCCTTTGGTAACCATGACagagtcccaaatgacaccctgttgcCTCCACAGAGCACTACTTTCCACCAGAGTCTTCAGAGCTCATTGAAGAGGGTAGGCCATCAACTGGGATGCACTCAGAGGCAATTTTAGAATGTTATCATGTTAACTATTAACCAAGCTTAGTTTCATTTATATAACCAGTGTTTATTGAATAAAATCACTTACAAACAGTTCTTATGTTTAGTTTGCCAATGTTGTATTCCACCAAAACCCAGAAGATGCAGGTGTAGCTCTTTGTAAGAATTTGTTATTACCGAAAGTGCCCATTTGCCCACTGCAGACGACTTTACTCTTCAAGGACCTGAGTGTTGACACACTTAAGCCTCTGCTTGCCCACTCCCAAAACAAACTAATAATGATGTTCATGAattaatgttgtttaattaGCTGTGTTTGCTAAGGATGGGTGGACCAGGTAGCACCCATCTGTCGTCCAAGGCCTGGAGTGGCCTTCACATCTCTTAGGCCTTCCAACTTACATGTTTACATCAAAAAGACTTATGATAATTACTTCATAATAATGACTAAGCATAGAAAAACATATGCTGGACCCCCTTGAGATGAGACAGTCCATCTCAACGGTTGTAATTAAGAACAATAACCAATTAATCAATAATGCTACAAAAGAAGTAGCAGCAGCAGTGTTTGATTATCTTGTAGGTGTGTAGTTTCATTTGAATTATTATGTGAATTAACGTAAAAGACTGTTCCACAGAAACCCGAAATGAGGAGGAAGATAAACGTAGAGATTCTTCAGAATATGGATATGGGGTCTTGAGCTCTAACCTCAGTATGACAACTTATGGTTGTAAACTAGTTGATGGTCAGCTGCTGAAAAGCAGAAGTCAGCATGAGAAGCAGGTGGGAGAATTCTTTAGAAAACAGAACTGAGTCAGATTATTTTCAGGGAAGGTCAGGTTATCATGTGTGTCTATTTCATCTTTGAGAAAACTTAATTTCTCATATTAGAGAAGGTTCAACAAGGTTCGTAGACACGTCAAACGTTGTGATGTGAATGTTGAGCTGAGGTTTTGTCATTATAAGTCAGAGTATCTGTATGCAGTGTATTGATAGCTTTCACCCTATTGCAGCTGATAGGGAATATACTGCAGAAATGCTGTTGAAGAAAAGTTGAATGTGACTAAATCCTTGACCTTTTCATACTACAGCTGATCGTTCGTTGTGACATCATGCTGGTGATGGAGATTAAAGATGCTGGGGGAAAGGCTTTCCCTCAACTCATGACTCAGCTCAACAGGTAGGCCTGACCTAGGGCTGACAGATATGACATCCACTTGACGAGCTTGACCTTGATCTAACAGGCATGAACTTGATCTAACAGGCATGACCTTGATCTGATGGTCATGACCTTGATCAGACGGGCATGACCTTGATCAGACGGGCATGGCCTTGATCTGACGGGCATGACCTCGATCTGACGGGCATGACCTCGATCTGACGAGCATGACCTCAATCTGAAGGGCATGACCTTGATCTAACAGGCATGACCTAGGTGTGACGGGCATGACCTTGGCCTAAACTCAAACAGACAGTCAATGCAAAGACATGCTTCACAGTTAATACCACTGAGGTTGGTCTGTGGGTCAGTGAAGTaatccctcactctctctccagtcATTACATCTCTAAGAAGAACGAGTACAGCTATGTGATCAGTGACCGACTGGGACGCAAGTCCTATAAGGAGCAATACGCCTTTGTTTACAGGTAAACACGTTTCTATGGATAAAGGTGATGTACACATGTCCAAGGATAAGCTGAAGGCAGTCATGACTGGCTCTCTGGGTCATTGTAACGCAGTATGGTGACCTCTCCTCTTTTATACAGACATTCTAGTTAacgtaaaaaaaacacatattgTACTCTTAAATATTGATCTTTGTCATCGTGTCACCAGATTAGTCCAGTGGTCCTTCAAAGGGAGGCGCAGCTGTCCAGTATGCTCCAGGTTTAGGAGGTTATTCATCGATTATTGTCGTCACGCCTCCTCTTCGCTAAACACGTCTTGACATTGACTCTCCCAAGTCCTCTGATAGTTGCTGCAATGAAGCCTGgtcttattgttttttttttttttgggagatCATGTACAGACCTGTTATGCACATGAATAAACTTTTTTACTGTTAATGTTGTCATTAATGGTGTCTGTTGTCCTCCCTGCTCCTCTACAACCTACCTGCTCCTCTATGCCCTCCCTGCTCCTCTATGCCCTCCCTGctcttccacctcctccctgctcctctATGCCCTCCCTGctcttccacctcctccctgctcctctGTGTCCCCCTGTGTTTCCAGAACAAAGCAGGTGACAGTGAAGGAGGTCTACCAGTATCCAGACACCCAGCCAGGAGACCAGGATGCATTCTCCAGGGAGCCCTTTGTCGTCTGGTTCTCATCCCCAAAAACAGGTTACTATCAGGCAATATTTACAACCAGTATATCCTTAGACTATTTTTCATAAGGCAAGATAATTGACAACAACACCAAAGTTGTTACAGCTGTTACAAAACAGACTTATAAACTGACAAGATTAACTTGAATACATCACATTTACACATATTGTGTTCCATTAGGGGAGGCTGAGATAAGAGTCCCTGGACTTTGAGCATCATAGAAACTCCCCCTCATGTCAACAGAGATTCAATCAACCATTGACAAAAAAATTCATCAGTTTCTAAATAACAGAAAGGCAGAACTGGCTATGACTTATCAAGACAGCAGCAGATCTTGCTATCCTATTTGATTCATTAACAGTGGTTAAATTAATAGTATCTTAATGAATCATCTCAGCAACTATTCCCGGTGGTTTCTGACCATACCCAGAATGCAGCAGTTGATACATTGAGTCACACTGTCCTATTTCTGACCCATTAGTAACAGCTGATTGTCTTTGCAGCCGTCCAGGACTTTGTGATCATTCCCATCCACACCACCCCAGAGACATCTGTCAAGGAGATTGATGAGCTGTATGATGTGTTTCAGGATATAAAGAAGAGGTGGAGCTCAGAGGTATTAAACACTGGAATCTAAACGTTCTCAAttccctaatcttaacctaacccaaaccaaaGCCTCAGGAAACTAATGTTTATGCACACATTTCACCtagccctaacccctaaccccacATTCAACCTGTAATGCCTACACCAAAAATGACTCCAGATTCTAAAACTAGGCACAATTCTATGTTTAACTCAAAAACTAATTTATCGGTCCCCAGATGTACTCTTTCCCCTGGATCTTATACACAGATATCCCCAGCCGAGGCTGATTAGCTGGATTTGTTTCCTCTACACGCCTCAGTATTCTGGTGCTTTATCTGTAGTCATATAATTTCTGTTTCATCAGTAGTTGTATGATGTCTGTTTCTTCAGCAGTTGTATGATATGTTTCTTCAGCAGTTGTATGATGTCTGTTTCATCAGTAGTTGTATGATGTCGGTTTTTTCAGCAGTTGTATGATGTCTGTTTTATTAGCAGTTGTATGATGTCTGTTTCTTCAGTAGTTGTAAGATGTCTGTTTCTTCAATAGTTGTATGATGTCTGTTTTGTAATACATATCCAGTGGTAATTCAGAACAGCTGATTGCTCCTTTAGTGGTATCTGCAACAGCCTGAGTAATCTGGGCTTCATAAACCCCTACAGGGGTAAGGCTAAAACCAGAGAAGCCTTTCAGCGACTGAACATGATCCTCCTGACACGTCAGGGCACTTCACTGTGTGCAGGTATCTCACCATCAACTGGGGGTCATTTGACCTTTCTTTGTTGTGAATCAGATCCGTTTCAATGTTCCAAATGCTGCCAGAACTTCATTCCACACATCTAGACAGGCTTCGTCAGTTTTCACAGCTTCACCTATTTTAGTTCTTGGCCAAAACAGGCCTGAAAATTGAATCAATCAAACTTACTCTGGATCCAGAAACCTGGTTTTACTCTTCCTTCTACACTGGTGGTAGTTTTGCTGTTGCGTGACCTCTGGTCTCCTCAGAATGTGATCATTATGTTGTGTGACCTCTGGTCTCCTCAGAATGTGATCATTATTTTGCGTGACCTCTGGTCTCCTCAGAATGTGATCATTATGTTGCATGACCTCTCGTCTCCTCAGAATGTGATCATCATGGGGGACTTCAATGCGGCCTGTGGCTATGTACCCAAGAAGCAGTGGGGCAGCATCCGCCTGCGGTCCGACAGCAGCTTCCTGTGGCTAACGGGCGACACCCTTGACACCACTGTGAAGGAGTCCACCGACTGCTCCTACGACAGGTTAGTGGTCAGAGGGCGTCGCCATACCAATACAAGTCAGATGCCGACTGCTCCTATGACAGGTTAGTGGTCAGAGGGCGTCGCCATACCAACACAAGTCAGATGCCGACTGCTCCTACGACAGGTTAGTGGTCAGAGGGCGTCACCATACCAACACAAATCAGATGTCAGCCAAACAGAGACCCATTCTGTTGCCTTCATTGAGTGTTGGAGGTGTTTAGGCTTCAGCTCAGTGGGGTTAAACAGTCTTTTAATATGACCCAGGGGGAAGCAGGTGCTGAATGTGAAAGTGACAGTTCATCAGGCAGGAAATGTCACTCAAAgacttttcttttcttgtggTCCTCACTGTCTGCCTGTAGGATTGTTCTTCATGGAGACCAGATGATTCAAGCGGTCAACCCATCCTCCCTGGATGTGTtcaacttcagacaggcctacGGACTCAGCGAGTTACAAGTACAGCCTCAGCTTGTCCCCCTTTATCTCCTACATATTATTTCTCACTCACTGTCATTTCTCTCTCAATCGCTGTCTCCCTCTCTAACATTGCTTGGTGAAATCTGTAATTCATTTAATTTACCGTTTAACAGCCTATTTATgagttattttctttgttgtgttTGAACAAAGTGCCTGTGTTTGAGGTTCTGCTCTTGGTCATTGGTGTTCTAGGCTCTGGCGGTGAGTGACCACTTCCCAGTGTGCATCACGGTGAAGGCCGCTGCCAGGAAGAGAACGGGATAATGTCCTGTCTGTGCCTGGCCTGCCGCTCCTGCTGTTGGTCTAACGCAGCTTTGTTCCAGACCAGCACCATTAGACCTCCCGTAAAGCTAAATCGATTACTCAGGACTTCCACAGCTTTAGCGTCACTGAGCGCCAGTGTTTACCCGTCTCGCAGCAGCCAGAGATGTGATCACATTACAGCGGCCTGCTAGCCACATGCGTTATGTTGGACACGGGCCACTGCTTTGCTAAATCGGTCGCGATGGGCCCCCCTGCACAGATGTCATTTGGCACAGCCACCACAGAAGTCCCTGGGAGTTCCCCAGGACATGACCTAGTAAAGCTAGAAGACTTATGGACCCCAGGTCCTCTGCTAACCCAGGCATTTCCAGACATTAATTAGTGTTTATGCATAAGTCATGGTATTTATTCATGGTTTTTAAGTTTTGTCACAAAATTTGTTTTGGTGCAGTTATCCAATGGACCAGCCCACTCAATGCATCCACGATGGAAACCGATCATAGTTTGGTCTTTGGTGCTTCACTAAGGCATGAAAATACAATACTACCTCTGAAGAAGGCAAATAATTAGTAGTTGAACCCTTTATCATAATTTTGAAGTAAAATTGATAATAGAAGAAGTATaatgttaactagctagttaatgtTGAGGGCAGTACACCTGACttcagctacagtagctagttagTATTAGCTTTTTATTTTGACTGACTTTGATAGTTATCACAACATTGTATCTGTCAAAGTGCATTTgaggtaacactttatttaagGGGTCcttgttattttaaatattctacCTGGGGATATATGTACTTATATATGCACACATTACCCATTCTGACAACATTGTCTTCAGTCTGAAACATCTGGAAGAGCATTTTAGATCAGACTGTTAACAAACTAGTACTGTACACCACATAGTACATGTTCCATTTGCCTAGGTACAGTGTGATTACAAGTTGTTACACAGGATTTAGCTAgttcaaaaaaagtatttccttAGGAGTACTTACTTGTAACTAATGTGTACTTATACagcaaaatatttatataacttGGTTTAAGTATGTGGTTACAAGCATTTATTGTTACAGGTGTATTACTACCAATTACTACcagtaaaatgttattacaatgTAGCAATGGGTTGTTACACTCAGTTACTACACTTTAACTGTATACTTGCATATGTAATTACACAGCAACAAGTGGCCCTTAAAAAGAGATGATATGTTTTCAACTAAATATCAGCCTACTTGTCATATTTCTGATGGAGTAATTCAGACGAAACAATGATTAACCTGTTTAACGTCATTAGCACCATGAACACAACTGCGCCGTCTTCAGAGTGTTAGTGGCCACAGCAAAGACGCGAACGACTAATGGAGGTGCGATCCATGAATAAGTAATAGCAGATGTTAATGTGCTGAAGAGGAGACCAGACCAACAGCGGCTTGGTCATTACAAACCACAAGATCCTGGTGTTGCTATGAGACCAATTGTGTCATGTGACTGAAGGCTAGCAAGCTGATTGGTGGACTGCCTTGGTTCTGACACCCTATTCACTATGAGGTTCACAAGTTAGGACCAAAGCTGTATGGAATCTGGTGTAATGTTACACAATATATGATGAATTGGGCGCCATTTGGGACTAACCCCCTTtgtaattgatgaagaaatgttCCACCACACAGACCTGACCGCCAATAACCAAATGTCACTTATTTTGCTCAACAGTTGTAACCATCTGTATACACTTATCATAGGTGATTTTGAAGGAACATAGTTTAATGAAAAGTATCttacaagaaaatatattttgtataaatcAAACATACAGTCAATATTAAAGTAAGTAATTTCTCATCAAGATGTTTGTAATAATAGAGTGTAAAGCCAGCAGTTATCATCCAAGGCGATCAGATTCAGAGGTACAATTGAAGATTCCATTTCTGGCATAAAAAGCATTCTTCACAACTCCTGACCTCCCATTGGCAGGTGACCTGTACTCCCTTCCAGAATCACCTGGAAACACACAGATGCAAAGAACGTTGACATGTTAACACTCAAATTTTCCAAAAACACCTTATTTCCTGTGCATTGCTTTCTAATAAAATTCTCCTCAAATCCTTTCAGGTGTCTATTTTAGTTATGTTGTGCTGTGTTCTACTATTTCAACTCTATTTCTAGTCAATATTCAACTGaggaaataaaaatgatttgaacatgagctttttcatttttcacagCTGATTATATGAAGCATTTCACCAAGTGATTATAAAGGCTTAGTCATCAGTGTACAAGCATTAGGTCTTATCCATCTTATCTATCTGCTTTATACACGAGGAAGGTCTGAAACAGTCAAGTCCCATTCTCAAAAcaaccacctgcaagaattaaAAGTCCAGATTCAGACTTCAGATAAGCGGACGaaacattctttaaaaaatCTAAGTTCAGTCTGAAGCCTGAATGAGGCTTGAAGTGTCTTCAGCAGCTGCCAGACAACTCACCCAGCCTTCATCCATAGTCCCAGGATGACAGCAGAGGACAACTCACCCAGCCTTCATCCATAGTCCCAGGATGACAGCAGAGGACAACTCACCCAGcctccatccatagtcccaggATGACAGCAGAGGATAATCAAACTTCTCCTCTGGGGCTTTTCGGGTACGTGCGTGGAGATAACGGCTCCGGCCCTTGCCCTCCTTGGAAAAGCCTTGGTACAGAGTCTCTTGGGTCTGGGGTGTCACGGGCCTCATCAGGGGGACCTCTCTGAAGGACCTGGATCCAATTAATAGGGTCCGTTTTACTAGGCTAGTGTTTTTTCACAGCCTGAGGTCTAAGCCACAGACATTACATATGTTGTTCTGCTTTGTTTCCCTAAACTGGTGATTTCTGAATCTGTGTTTGGGACAGAAGGGGATGTAGTTGACTCAAGTGGCCCTATAGGATTACCTACAGCATTAGTGTTGTTGTCTGAGAGAATCatatatttcacatttcaaAAGTATTCATTCACCTGTCCTGGGGCCCCGCGGCCTCTCTCTTCTCCAGGGTAGACAGCACAGGTGGCAGGCTTGCCTTGGTGGTGCTGGCCTTGGTGGTGCTGTTCTGGGCAGTGATCTGGGAGAGTTTAGGGAGTGGTTCCTTGGCCCTGCGTGACACAAAGCAGGTTGGGTAATCTTGTCCATAGCGGTTCTTCCAGGCTAGGCGGGCATAACACTCCTTCTCAATCTGTTCCCGGTAACAGTTCTGGTTTTGGGTGGTCAGAAGGTTCTTCATCCTCAGGTCCCTGTGGTTCTAGAATGTTCTGTCTGGTTCTACAATATTCTGTCTTGTTCTAATGTCCTGTGCAGACCCAGATTGTCAGGCACTGTTCCAGAATGTGTTGTAGTGTTCTAAAATagtccttttttgtttttcaaataggTTGGTAAAACTCTCGGCTCCTGCACTGTTTGGCTAAATCTGCAATTCTGCCTGCGCCGGCTGGTTTGTTTCAGGGTAAAGGCTTACTCTCAGTAAACAGGATTCTCTTCCATTCCTCACTCCAGAGCCATCTGTTGG is from Esox lucius isolate fEsoLuc1 chromosome 2, fEsoLuc1.pri, whole genome shotgun sequence and encodes:
- the LOC105013293 gene encoding deoxyribonuclease gamma; the encoded protein is MTRGASAMQLSQVVLGLVLVFSGSRVSALKICTFNIQSFGEKKMEKPEVVEVIVDLIVRCDIMLVMEIKDAGGKAFPQLMTQLNSHYISKKNEYSYVISDRLGRKSYKEQYAFVYRTKQVTVKEVYQYPDTQPGDQDAFSREPFVVWFSSPKTAVQDFVIIPIHTTPETSVKEIDELYDVFQDIKKRWSSENVIIMGDFNAACGYVPKKQWGSIRLRSDSSFLWLTGDTLDTTVKESTDCSYDRIVLHGDQMIQAVNPSSLDVFNFRQAYGLSELQALAVSDHFPVCITVKAAARKRTG
- the LOC105013302 gene encoding protein ATP6V1FNB isoform X2; this translates as MKNLLTTQNQNCYREQIEKECYARLAWKNRYGQDYPTCFVSRRAKEPLPKLSQITAQNSTTKASTTKASLPPVLSTLEKREAAGPQDREVPLMRPVTPQTQETLYQGFSKEGKGRSRYLHARTRKAPEEKFDYPLLSSWDYGWRLGDSGREYRSPANGRSGVVKNAFYARNGIFNCTSESDRLG
- the LOC105013302 gene encoding protein ATP6V1FNB isoform X1 — encoded protein: MKNLLTTQNQNCYREQIEKECYARLAWKNRYGQDYPTCFVSRRAKEPLPKLSQITAQNSTTKASTTKASLPPVLSTLEKREAAGPQDRSFREVPLMRPVTPQTQETLYQGFSKEGKGRSRYLHARTRKAPEEKFDYPLLSSWDYGWRLGDSGREYRSPANGRSGVVKNAFYARNGIFNCTSESDRLG
- the LOC105013302 gene encoding protein ATP6V1FNB isoform X3, whose protein sequence is MKNLLTTQNQNCYREQIEKECYARLAWKNRYGQDYPTCFVSRRAKEPLPKLSQITAQNSTTKASTTKASLPPVLSTLEKREAAGPQDRSFREVPLMRPVTPQTQETLYQGFSKEGKGRSRYLHARTRKAPEEKFDYPLLSSWDYGWRLGELSSAVILGLWMKAG